Proteins co-encoded in one Brassica oleracea var. oleracea cultivar TO1000 chromosome C4, BOL, whole genome shotgun sequence genomic window:
- the LOC106338175 gene encoding protein NUCLEAR FUSION DEFECTIVE 4-like — protein sequence MSPNVLRWFSLVAILWLQSINGTNLSFPAYSSQLKEFLSISQLKLNYLSFASDAGKVLGFISGIAAVYLPLPLVLLAGGSLGFAGYGLQYLCIVKKMFTLSFYHIWGLSFLAGNSICWINTACYIVAINSFPVNRQVAVGITASYQGLSGKIYTDMVQTFFYSSQREAASGYLLLNSLVPLVGCLVTAPMLVREAKATSSSSWDINVGFIVLFVVTIATGIYAVATSLLTAPAVLVLVGIVLFLLAPLAIPVGVGVKEVISSRRSQQKVHDLEVPVEEDQNKEEEEEFDEKVIVGVKEDVEWTKLCKKLDFWIYFGLYLFGPTVGLVFMNNLGQIAESRGCAATTSLVALSSSFGFFGRLLPSLLDYFLSRNKYMPSSPVSMAVSLVAMVASFLVLLIDSDIALYTSTAIIGVFLGALTSLSVTMTAELFGTKHFGVNHNIVVGSIPIGSFGFGLFAAKVYRDGAAFDGRYDGKCYGMYCFQTTFIFWGTLCSIAAVLAAVLYLRNRKFFSYTR from the exons ATGTCTCCAAACGTTCTCCGGTGGTTTAGCCTCGTCGCTATCCTCTGGCTTCAGTCTATCAATGGCACCAACTTGAGCTTCCCTGCTTACTCTTCACAGCTCAAAGAGTTTCTCTCAATCTCTCAGCTCAAACTCAACTACCTCTCTTTCGCCTCCGACGCCGGAAAAGTCCTCGGTTTTATCTCCGGGATCGCCGCCGTCTATCTTCCTCTACCACTCGTCCTTCTCGCCGGTGGTTCTTTAGGTTTCGCCGGCTACGGTCTCCAGTATCTCTGCATCGTCAAAAAGATGTTCACGTTGTCGTTTTACCATATCTGGGGCTTGAGTTTCTTGGCGGGGAACAGTATCTGCTGGATCAACACGGCTTGTTACATCGTAGCCATCAACAGTTTTCCGGTGAACCGTCAAGTTGCCGTGGGGATCACGGCGAGTTATCAAGGTTTGAGCGGGAAAATCTACACCGACATGGTTCAGACGTTCTTCTACTCGTCTCAACGCGAAGCTGCCTCTGGCTATCTTTTGCTCAACTCTCTCGTTCCATTGGTCGGTTGTCTCGTGACGGCTCCTATGCTGGTGAGAGAAGCAAAAGCGACGTCGTCTTCGTCATGGGATATTAACGTGGGGTTTATTGTTTTGTTTGTTGTGACTATAGCCACGGGGATTTACGCTGTGGCTACGAGTCTTCTCACTGCTCCTGCGGTTTTAGTACTCGTTGGCATTGTTTTGTTTCTTCTTGCTCCTCTCGCTATACCAGTTGGAGTTGGAGTCAAAGAGGTTATATCCTCTAGAAGAAGTCAACAAAAGGTACACGACTTGGAAGTTCCTGTTGAAGAAGATCAAAATAAAGAAGAGGAAGAAGAGTTTGATGAGAAGGTGATAGTTGGAGTTAAAGAAGATGTTGAGTGGACAAAACTATGTAAGAAACTCGATTTTTGGATTTACTTCGGTCTGTATTTGTTCGGTCCAACGGTGGGGCTAGTGTTTATGAACAATCTTGGTCAAATAGCTGAATCTCGTGGCTGTGCCGCGACCACTTCCTTGGTCGCTCTCTCGTCGTCGTTCGGGTTTTTTGGCCGCTTGCTTCCTTCGTTACTTGATTACTTCCTCTCTAG GAACAAGTACATGCCATCAAGCCCGGTTTCTATGGCGGTTTCATTGGTAGCAATGGTTGCTTCGTTTCTAGTCCTCCTCATTGACTCCGACATCGCTCTCTACACTAGCACGGCGATTATCGGTGTCTTCTTAGGAGCTTTGACTTCTCTCTCTGTCACAATGACTGCCGAGCTTTTTGGGACAAAACACTTTGGAGTTAACCACAACATCGTTGTCGGAAGCATTCCGATTGGTTCTTTCGGTTTCGGTTTATTCGCCGCCAAAGTTTACCGTGATGGGGCTGCCTTCGACGGACGTTACGACGGAAAGTGTTATGGAATGTATTGCTTTCAAACCACTTTCATATTTTGGGGAACGCTCTGCTCGATCGCCGCCGTTCTCGCCGCCGTTTTATATCTACGCAACCGCAAGTTCTTCTCGTATACGCGGTAG
- the LOC106338176 gene encoding octapeptide-repeat protein T2-like: MRRQRWSLHRRGKIMRQRRTLHHRGKITRETGSHRGREREKRSRQERESRKAEPPRKRKREAVGRGFTNTRRSRRGRESRKTEQPRKRKREANSSTLTENDAESLTIQSTNESPRERENQVESARERMRKSSRQGREGRV, encoded by the coding sequence ATGAGGAGACAGAGGTGGAGTCTTCATCGTCGGGGGAAGATCATGAGACAGAGGCGGACTCTTCATCATCGGGGTAAGATCACAAGAGAAACGGGGAGTCATCGAGGGAGAGAAAGAGAGAAGCGGAGTCGTCAAGAGAGAGAATCAAGGAAGGCAGAGCCGCCGAGGAAGAGAAAGAGAGAAGCGGTTGGTCGAGGTTTCACCAACACGAGGCGGAGTCGTCGAGGGAGAGAATCGAGGAAGACGGAGCAGCCGAGGAAGAGAAAGAGAGAAGCGAATTCGTCGACTTTAACGGAGAACGACGCGGAGTCGTTGACGATCCAATCGACAAACGAGTCACCGAGGGAGAGAGAGAATCAAGTGGAGTCGGCGAGGGAGAGAATGAGGAAATCGAGTCGTCAAGGGAGA